From Etheostoma spectabile isolate EspeVRDwgs_2016 chromosome 8, UIUC_Espe_1.0, whole genome shotgun sequence, a single genomic window includes:
- the LOC116693523 gene encoding uncharacterized protein LOC116693523, whose protein sequence is MGHKLHVDQNEKLVMFGVTHVMAIDGFSKKVVSHFTMPIKNNILIYEEVYRPAVLSYGLWDQVRVDCGKEFYLALFIQEKLSEYRHNTQRQPYLQTPSTRNHVIERMWSEVNARVNYPLKTALVEMVDQEEVDMEDNTSKYCVSNLTCQLARIGITKVTEAWNAHRIPGKGIPNELAKEGCPAKIPADLLPVGSVAADLYHQGPVFQSNPLDFG, encoded by the exons ATGGGGCACAAGCTGCATGTGGATCAGAATGAGAAGCTTGTTATGTTTGGAGTGACCCATGTAATGGCTATCGATGGTTTCAGCAAGAAGGTTGTCAGTCACTTCACTATGCCGATAAAGAACAACATCCTCATTTATGAGGAAGTGTACAg ACCTGCTGTACTTTCCTATGGACTATGGGATCAGGTCAGAGTTGACTGTGGGAAAGAGTTTTATCTGGCATTATTCATACAGGAAAAGCTGTCAGAATACAGACATAATACACAAAGGCAGCCTTACCTTCAGACTCCTTCTACAAGg AACCATGTGATCGAGAGAATGTGGTCAGAGGTGAATGCCAGAGTCAACTACCCTTTAAAGACAGCTTTGGTAGAGATGGTGGACCAAGAGGAAGTTGATATGGAGGACAACACGTCAAAGTATTGTGTGTCAAACCTGACATGTCAGCTGGCTAGGATTGGCATCACAAAAGTCACAGAGGCATGGAATGCACACAGGATCCCGG GAAAGGGAATACCAAATGAACTGGCTAAAGAAGGGTGTCCTGCAAAAATTCCTGCGGACCTTCTGCCTGTTGGTTCTGTTGCAGCTGACCTCTATCACCAGGGCCCAGTTTTTCAAAGTAATCCACTGGATTTTGGATAA